The genome window CGCGGGTGGCGCTACAAGATCCCTTCGTATCAGTTCGATCAAATGACGCGCCGGATGGCCGACTTGCTGAAGGCGCCGGAGACCGAATAGCGAGCGCTCCCGCGCCGGTCTCGCGAGGGGCCGCGGCCGTGCTCCGCCGCGCGCCTCTTCGGTCGTCGTGCGAGTTGCGCTAAGCTCGCGCGCTCATGGGTGCACGGCAAAAAGCCCCGGCACGGCCGCTCGCGGCGAGCTACGTCGAAAGGATTCTCAAGGCACGCGTCTACGACGCCGCCATCGAGTCGCCGCTCGACCACGCGCCGCGCCTGTCCCGGCGGCTCGGCAACGACGTCTGGCTGAAGCGCGAGGACCTTCAGCCGGTCTTCTCGTTCAAGGTGCGCGGCGCTTACAACAAGGTCGCGCAGCTGCCGGCAGCGACGCTCACGAAAGGCGTGATCTGCAGCTCGGCCGGAAATCACGCGCAGGGCGTGGCCCTCGCGGCGCGGAAGCGCGGCGTGCGTGCGGTCGTCGTGATGCCGACGAGCACGCCGTCGATCAAGGTGGAAGCCGTCCGGGCGCTCGGCGGCGAGGCCGTTCTCGAGGGCGAGGATTACGACGAGGCGTACGCGCACGCGATGCGCCTCGCCGAAGCCCAGGGCCTCACGTTCGTCCACCCGTTCGCGGACCCCGACGTCATTGCCGGCCAGGGGACGATCGGCGTCGAGCTGACGCGCCAGTGGAAGGAGCCGCCCGCGGCGATCTTCGTGCCGATCGGCGGCGGTGGGCTCGTCGGCGGCATCGGATCGTACGTGAAGCACCTCTACCCCGACGTGCGGATCATCGGCGTGGAGCCCGTGGAGGCGGCCAGCATGCACGACTCGCTGCGGCACGGGGCGCCGGTCACTCTCGACCACGTCGGCATCTTCGCCGACGGCGTCGCCGTGCGGCGCGTCAGCGACCATACGTTCGCGCTCGCCCGCGAGGTCGTCGACGAGATCGTGCTCGTCGAGACCGACGAGATTTGCGCGGCGATCAAAGACATCTTCGAGGACTGCCGCGTCGTCATGGAGCCCGCCGGGGCGCTGTCGGTCGCGGGGCTGAAGCGTTACGCCGACGATCGCGAGCGGCGCGGCGAGCGCTACATCGCGATCGCGAGCGGCGCGAACATCAACTTCGACCGTCTGCGCCACGTGACCGAACGCGCCGAGATCGGCGAGCACCGGGAGGCGCTCATCGCCGCCGAGATACCGGAGCAGCCGGGCGCATTCCTGCGATTTTGCGAAGCCCTCGGCGCGCGCAGCATCACCGAGTTCAACTACCGGTACGCACCTTCCGAGCAAGCGCACATCTTCGTCGGAGTCGCGCTCCAGGGCGACCGGCACGAGGCCTCCGAGCTCGTCGCGAGCCTGTCGGCGCTCGGCTACCCCGTGCTCGATCTCTCCGACAACGAGCTCGCGAAGCTGCATGTCCGCCACATGATCGGCGGACACGTGCCGTCGATCGACGACGAGCTGATCTACCGCTTCGAGTTTCCGGAGCGGCCGGGCGCCCTGCTCAAGTTCCTGAGGGCCATCGGGGACCGATGGAACATCAGCCTGTTCCATTACCGGAACCACGGCTCCGACTACGGCCGCGTGCTCGCCGGCGTTCAGGTGCCGCAAGCGGAAAGGCGCGAGTTCGACGCGCACTTGGATACGCTCGGCTACACGCATGCCGAGGAGACCGGCAACCCCGCATATCGGCTGTTCCTCGGCGCGAACGGAGGCGCGATTCGCTAGCGCTGGCCCGCCTCGCATCCCTTTGCGAAGCCGTCTGCGGCCGGGGATGGCCCCGGCGCACCCCGGCTAAAGGGATTCGATGTGCCGGATCTTGCTCGGCTGCGACAGGCGGTAGAAGCGGCGCAGCTCGCGATGCAAAAGCGAGCCCCGGCTCAACCCCTGCGCGAGATCGGGGCCGAGCGTCAGGCAATACTTCCCGGCGTACCGGTTCGCCGCGCGATAGCGGCGCAGCTCGCTCTGGCTCAGGCCGCGATCGAAGCGCGGGCGCTCGAACAGCCACTCGTGCAGCGCCGCCGGCGGCCGCCCGTCCTGGCGCTGCAGGAGAATGCTCGTCGCGATGAACTTGTCCACCTCCGCCTGCAGCTCCATCTCGAGCAGCCGCACCGGCTTCTCGAGCGCCGCGTTCCAGGCGTAGTACGCGAAGTGGCTCACGCCCTCGAAAGCGGTCCAGAAATCCGCGAGATTGCGCTCGTCGAGACGGCGGGTCGGATCCCGCTCCGCGAGCCTCTCCACGAGGCTCGCCTCGAGATACAGAGACACCTCCGCCTGCCCGTCGCGCTCGGCGATCAGTAGCTTCTCGTCGACGCTGCGCCCGTTCGCGTCGAGCAGATTCGCGATCTTCGGATCGGTGATCAGAAAATCTTCGATGTCGTACGCCAGCTCTAGCGCGTAGATGTCGGCGAGCAGGGCATGGAGGTTAGCCAGCAAAGTTCGCCTCCGGCCGTCCGTTAATGCCGGCTCGTGATGTTCAGTGCACGATCGGGCTCGATGCCTATCCGACGTAGCAGCCGCTCCGCTCGCTTGCTGCCGGTGCGCAGCCACACCTCGTAGAGCCGCAGAACGTCCACGTCGTCGTTGCCGCGCGCCTCATCACGAACCTCGCTCAGCACGTCGACGAAGTCCTGGAACTTCGACGCGAGCTCGGCGAATACGCTCGCGTACGCCTGCCCGCGCACGCTGCCGCGGACGCTTTCCGAAAGCGAGCTGTAAGCCGACCCGCCCATCCGCACGTAGTAGTCCACGTCCACCTGGCGGCGGGCGAGGCTCTCGCCGAAGAAACCGGCCACGAACAGCGCGATGTCGCCGAGCCGTTGAAGCTCGAAGTTGCGTTCCTCGACCGTCGGCGCCTCGGCGGCCTTGGCGAGAATCAACGCGAGCGGCCTCAGCATGCGGCTCTCGGCCGTGCCTTCGTACAGGACCTCGGAGCGGGCGAACAGCGTGAGGAGATTGACGACGTAATACGCCGTGAGATCGTCCGCATCCACTCCCTGCCGGTCCATCGCGCTCGACACGGAATTGCGGAAAAACTCGGTGAGACTCCTGACCGGCCTTACGCGCGTATCGTGCATCGTTCGCATGTCTCCCTCGCTCGCCGCCGACGAGTTCGCCGGCCGAATTCCGGCCGGCGCTTCCCGAGTATAGGAACCCGGACGCGCCCGCCGGGTGTCCTGCCTCACAGATGCGGGCGCCTCGGGACGGGCGCCGCACGAGGCCGGCCGCGCCCGAGAACGCTCGCGTCTCCCGGCACGGCCACCCGCGCGGAATCCCGGCTCCGTCGGCCCGTCCGCGCTGCTTGGGCAGACTACTACAGCATATTAGAATGGATTTCGAGCCGGGACGTTCCGCAACGGACCGCGACGCTCGTGGGGGGCTCGAGGACGAACGGATCGGTCGCACGCTTTGACAATCGAAATCGCGCTCGTTCTGAGCATCCTCGTCGCCGCTCTCGTGCTGTTCGTCGGCTCGAGAATCCGCATGGACGTCATCGCGCTGATGGTCCTTGGGAGTCTCGTCGTCACCGGGCTCATCACGCCCCCCGAAGCCGTCGCCGGCTTCTCGAACGGCGCGGTCATCGCCGTGTGGGCCATGTTCATCCTTTCGAGCGCGCTCACGCGGGCCGGCATCTCGAACATGATCGGCTATACGGTGCTGCGGCTCGCCGGCCGTCAGGAGATCCGGATGGTCGTGGTCATCATGGTCACGGCCGGCACGCTCTCGTTCTTCATGAACAACATCGGAGTGGCGGCGTTGATGCTGCCCGTCGTCGTCGACGTCGCGCGCCGCACGCGCATTCCCGCCTCCCGGCTCTTGATTCCTTTGACCTACGGAACGCTGCTCGGCGGGCTCACCACTCTGGTCGGCACGCCGCCGAACCTGCTGATCAGCGATGCGCTCGCCACGGCCGGCTTCGAGCCTTTCGGCGTTTTCGACTTCACGCCGCTCGGCGGGTCGCTCTTCGCGACCGGCGTTCTTTTCGTCGCTTTGATCGGCCGCCACGCGCTGCCGCGGAAGAAGCCGGAGGAGCAGACACAGCGGCGCAGCCAGCGACAGCTGCGCATGCAGTACGGGCTTCAGGCGCGCAACTTCGAAATGCGCGTCGCGCCCGACTCGATTCTCGTCGGCAAGAGCCTCGCGCAGAGCCGGATCGGCTCGGCGGCGGGCCTGATCGTTCTCGCGCTCGAGCGCCGCGGCCGGACCGAGCTGATGCCGTCTCGGCAAACGGTGCTTCAGGGCGGCGACAAGCTGTTCGTGCAGGGGCGCCTCGACCGCTTCCGTGAGTTCCAGCGCTGGAGCGAGCTCGTGATCGAGCGCGAAGCGCCCGTGCTTCAAGGGCTGATGGCCGGCCAGGTGGCCTTCGTCGAGGCGACGATCAACGAAGGCGCGGTCTTGGAAGGATCGCTGCTGCACCACTCCGACTTCCGGAAGCGCTACGCCGCGAACGTCCTCGCGATCCGACGAGGGGAATTGGTGCGGCGCGTGAACCTCACGCAGGTCCCGCTGCGTGCCGGCGACGTGCTCCTCCTGCAGACGACGCCGGATGCGATACAGGAGCTCGAGCGGTCGGCCGATTTCGGCTCGATCCGAAGAGTCGGCGAGCAGGAGCTGAGCGAGGTTTACCGGCTCCAGGAGCGGATTTTCGTCGTGCGCGTGCCGCGCGAGTCGACGCTGGCGGGCGACACGTTGTCGAGAAGCCGCTTCGCCGACGCGTTCGATTTCAGGCTCCTCGCGCTCTTTCGCGAAGGCGAGCTCACGATCATGCCCGAGGCCGACCTGCCCCTGAAGGGCGGCGACCTGCTGCTGATCCAGGGACGCGAGGAGGATCTCGACGTGCTGCGCGGGCTGCAGGAGCTCGAAATAGAGCGCGACAGCCAGCCGGCGTTCAACGTGCTCGAGTCGGATCGGCTCGGCGTCGTGGAGGCCACGCTCGATCCGCGGTCGCAGCTCGTGAATCAGCGGGTGGCGGACGTCAGCTTTCGCGACAAGTACGGCCTCGAGCTCGGCGGCGTATGGCGCAAGGGCGAAGCGATCCGCACCGATCTCGACGACCTGACGTTGCAGCTCGGCGATGCGTTGCTGCTGATCGGCCCCCGGGAAAAGCTGCAGCTGCTCGAGCGTGATCCCGATTTCCTGCTGCTCACGCCGCTCGGTCAGCGGCCGGTAGACAGCCGCAAAGCGCCGTGGGCCGCCGCGATCATGCTCGGCGTGATCATCGCGGCGCTCGTCGGCTGGCTGCCGATCTACATGGCCGCGCTGGTCGGCGCCACGCTGATGGTGCTGACGGGAATCCTGACGATGGAGGAGGCCTACCGAGCCATCGAGTGGCGCGCGATCTTTCTGATCGCCGGGATGCTGCCTCTCGGCACGGCGATGGAGGAAACCGGCGCCGCACGATTTCTCGCCGAGCAGACCATGGCGCTCCTCGGGCCGTACGGACCCTGGTGGGTGATCGGCGGCCTCTATCTCGTGACCGCGGCCGCGAACCTGGTCATTCCGGCGGCCGCGCTGGTCGTGCTGATGTCGCCGATCGTGCTCACGGCCAGCGCCGATCTCGGCTTTCAGCCGCAGACCGCGATGATGGCGATCGCGATGGCCGCCTCGGCGAGCTTCAGCAGCCCGATCTCGCACCCGGCCCACGTGCTCGTGATGGGCCCCGGCGGCTATCGCTTCACGGACTACCTCAAGGTGGGCGTGCCGTTGACGCTCTTGACGTTCGTCACCGCGATGCTGCTGCTGCCCGTGTTCTGGCCGCTGACCAAGCTTCCGTCCTGACCCTCCGCCGGCGGCAAGCTCGACCGAAGCGCATCGATCATCCGCAGGCAATGCGCGCGGATGCGGCCGGACCAATGACGGCGCCGCAGCGATGCCGGGCCGTTCAGATCGATGCCGGCATCGAGCCGCAGGAAACACCCGGCCTCGACGGGCTCGAGCCGCCAGCGAAGGCGCAACTCGACGCGGCACGGCGGGTCGTGCAGCGTCTCGCGCAGCGTGATCGAGACCGGCGGGATGCATTGGACGACCCGTCCGCGCCGCAGTACCGACCCCCGCTGCTGCTCGTAGCTCATGCCCGCCCGGGGCGGCGGCAACGGCGCCTCCAGCAGGCGGGTCGCCCATCGGCCGCGGGCCGCCGCGTTGACGAGCGCGGCGAATGCCTCGGCCATGGGCCGATGAAGACGAGCCTCGTGCCGTTGCCGCAGCATGGGTCCTCCGTTACCCGATCGCTCCAGGGCTTCTCGCGCTTCCCGGCCGCCGCAGCGGGGCGGCCGCGCGACTCACAGCGTAGCGGCGGAGCGGCGCGTGTCTCGATGCCGGAAAGTGCCGTGAAGGGTGAAAAAAGGCGCGGCGGCGAAATGCGCGATTCGCCCGGTTGGCGCGCGCGGGCTCTCAGGGCGTCAGGACGGTCGAGCCCGTGGTCCTGCGGCCCTCGAGCGCTCGGTGCGCGTCGGCCACTCGGTCGAGCGGCCAGCGCTGGCCGATCTCGATCCTTATCGCGCCGCTCGAGACGAGGCGGAACAGCGCGTCGGTGCCGCGCTCGAGCTCGGCTCGCTCGCGCACGAAATCGAACAGCGTCGGACGCGTCACGTAGAGGGACCCCCGCTTCGAGAGCTCCAGCGGAGAGAACGGCTCGACCGGGCCGGACGCGTTGCCGAAGCTGACCATGACCCCGTGCGGACGCAGGCAGTCGAGCGACTGAAAGAACGTGGCGCGGCCGATCGAGTCGTACACGACCGGCACGCCGGCCCCGCCCGTGAGCTCGCGCACGCGCGCGACGATGTCGTCGCTCGCGAGCAGCACCGCCTCGCAGCCGTGCGCGAGCGCGATCTCGCGCTTCGCCTCGCTGCCGACGACGCCGATCACGCGCGCGCCGATGCTCGCGGCCCATTGCGCCGCGATCAAGCCGACGCCGCCGGCGGCCGCATACAGCAGCACGAAGTCGCCAGGCTGCACGCGGTAGCTGCGATGCAGCAGATACCAGGCCGTCAATCCCTTCAGCATGATCGCGGCGCCGGTCTCGTCGGAGATGGCCTGCGGGAGCCGTACGAGCCAGCGCGCGTCGATCAGACGCTCCTCCGAATAGGCATCGAGCGGCGCCGGGCTCGCGTAGGCGACGCGATCGCCGGCGCTAAGCGCGGCAACGCCTTCTCCCGTCGCGACGACACGGCCTGCGGCCTCCGAGCCGAGACCGCTCGGAAGCGACAGCGGGTAGAGCCCGGTGCGGTAATACGTATCGACCATGTTCAGGCCGATCGCCGTATGCCTCACGCGAACCTGGCCGGGGCCCGG of Gammaproteobacteria bacterium contains these proteins:
- the ilvA gene encoding threonine ammonia-lyase, biosynthetic, which gives rise to MGARQKAPARPLAASYVERILKARVYDAAIESPLDHAPRLSRRLGNDVWLKREDLQPVFSFKVRGAYNKVAQLPAATLTKGVICSSAGNHAQGVALAARKRGVRAVVVMPTSTPSIKVEAVRALGGEAVLEGEDYDEAYAHAMRLAEAQGLTFVHPFADPDVIAGQGTIGVELTRQWKEPPAAIFVPIGGGGLVGGIGSYVKHLYPDVRIIGVEPVEAASMHDSLRHGAPVTLDHVGIFADGVAVRRVSDHTFALAREVVDEIVLVETDEICAAIKDIFEDCRVVMEPAGALSVAGLKRYADDRERRGERYIAIASGANINFDRLRHVTERAEIGEHREALIAAEIPEQPGAFLRFCEALGARSITEFNYRYAPSEQAHIFVGVALQGDRHEASELVASLSALGYPVLDLSDNELAKLHVRHMIGGHVPSIDDELIYRFEFPERPGALLKFLRAIGDRWNISLFHYRNHGSDYGRVLAGVQVPQAERREFDAHLDTLGYTHAEETGNPAYRLFLGANGGAIR
- a CDS encoding SLC13 family permease, with translation MTIEIALVLSILVAALVLFVGSRIRMDVIALMVLGSLVVTGLITPPEAVAGFSNGAVIAVWAMFILSSALTRAGISNMIGYTVLRLAGRQEIRMVVVIMVTAGTLSFFMNNIGVAALMLPVVVDVARRTRIPASRLLIPLTYGTLLGGLTTLVGTPPNLLISDALATAGFEPFGVFDFTPLGGSLFATGVLFVALIGRHALPRKKPEEQTQRRSQRQLRMQYGLQARNFEMRVAPDSILVGKSLAQSRIGSAAGLIVLALERRGRTELMPSRQTVLQGGDKLFVQGRLDRFREFQRWSELVIEREAPVLQGLMAGQVAFVEATINEGAVLEGSLLHHSDFRKRYAANVLAIRRGELVRRVNLTQVPLRAGDVLLLQTTPDAIQELERSADFGSIRRVGEQELSEVYRLQERIFVVRVPRESTLAGDTLSRSRFADAFDFRLLALFREGELTIMPEADLPLKGGDLLLIQGREEDLDVLRGLQELEIERDSQPAFNVLESDRLGVVEATLDPRSQLVNQRVADVSFRDKYGLELGGVWRKGEAIRTDLDDLTLQLGDALLLIGPREKLQLLERDPDFLLLTPLGQRPVDSRKAPWAAAIMLGVIIAALVGWLPIYMAALVGATLMVLTGILTMEEAYRAIEWRAIFLIAGMLPLGTAMEETGAARFLAEQTMALLGPYGPWWVIGGLYLVTAAANLVIPAAALVVLMSPIVLTASADLGFQPQTAMMAIAMAASASFSSPISHPAHVLVMGPGGYRFTDYLKVGVPLTLLTFVTAMLLLPVFWPLTKLPS
- a CDS encoding quinone oxidoreductase codes for the protein MTRAVRIERFGGPEVLELRHVEVPEPGPGQVRVRHTAIGLNMVDTYYRTGLYPLSLPSGLGSEAAGRVVATGEGVAALSAGDRVAYASPAPLDAYSEERLIDARWLVRLPQAISDETGAAIMLKGLTAWYLLHRSYRVQPGDFVLLYAAAGGVGLIAAQWAASIGARVIGVVGSEAKREIALAHGCEAVLLASDDIVARVRELTGGAGVPVVYDSIGRATFFQSLDCLRPHGVMVSFGNASGPVEPFSPLELSKRGSLYVTRPTLFDFVRERAELERGTDALFRLVSSGAIRIEIGQRWPLDRVADAHRALEGRRTTGSTVLTP